The following are encoded together in the Montipora capricornis isolate CH-2021 chromosome 5, ASM3666992v2, whole genome shotgun sequence genome:
- the LOC138049049 gene encoding uncharacterized protein, whose product MSADRSRSWSGGSDASQVSFSSQMERNRISKLLDSLLERLPQKVKDYSWELQHEFSMSLNPHKESGNDWRVVASRLQFSRIIPQLEKKENPTLGLLRECTETTTHDLLEILVDVDRTDVLDDILKFKHVKLLAKSPTQESLTDDSCASSLSWPLQDSGNASCVDCSDIHKGNLDPQESLEEADEDFLSDESKHFWLNIPGDYERKNWTHFIQAAKNLCPEEIQRGNVEKFLCKVLRIEYGQAKDNYVRLDGFLMLVALFGPFKQGTEGCLQKMYDLMQKSISKREGTKESWFAGHLDETEAENLLGNQSPGHFLIRISSSRAHEGVFVLAVKTSNSGVVQIQIERNLQDSTLVLADQQFSDLMSLVNALRRDVLLENCRQLLINPCPNLPLNAIFSGYMEATARRGGRGRGRPRR is encoded by the exons TTGGAGTGGAGGATCTGATGCCTCACAAGTCAGCTTCAGTAGCCAAATGGAGAGAAATAGAATATCAAAATTATTGGATTCTTTA CTTGAACGTCTCCCACAGAAAGTCAAAGACTATAGCTGGGAACTTCAGCATGAGTTTTCAATGTCACTGAACCCTCACAAAGAGTCTGGCAATGACTGGAGGGTAGTAGCCTCAAGACTTCAGTTTTCAAGAATAATTCCTCAGctagaaaaaaaagagaatccCACTCTTGGGTTGTTAAGGGAATGCACTGAAACAACTACTCATgacttgttggaaatacttGTTGATGTGGATCGTACAGATGTGTTAGATGACATATTGAAATTTAAGCATGTAAAGTTATTGGCAAAATCCCCAACTCAAGAAAGCCTTACTGATGACAGCTGTGCAAGTAGCTTGTCTTGGCCATTGCAAGATTCTGGAAATGCAAG TTGTGTTGACTGCAGTGACATACACAAGGGGAATCTTGATCCACAGGAATCACTTGAGGAAGCAG ATGAGGACTTTCTGTCAGATGAATCCAAACATTTCTGGCTTAACATTCCAGGGGACTATGAAAGGAAG AACTGGACACATTTTATTCAAGCTGCTAAAAATTTGTGCCCTGAAGAGATACAGCGAGGAAATGTGGAAAAATTTCTTTGTAAAGTTTTGCGTATTGAATATG GTCAAGCTAAAGACAACTATGTTAGGTTGGATGGCTTTCTTATGCTTGTAGCTCTGTTTGGACCATTTAAACAAGGGACTGAAGGATGCCTTCAAAAG ATGTATGACCTGATGCAAAAGTCCATTTCAAAGCGAGAAGGCACAAAAGAAAG TTGGTTTGCAGGCCACTTGGATGAAACTGAAGCTGAAAATCTCCTTGGTAACCAGTCCCCAGGTCATTTCCTCATCAGAATCAGTTCTTCTCGAGCTCACGAAGGTGTATTTGTATTGGCAGTAAAGACAAGCAATAGTGGTGTGGTTCAGATTCAAATTGAG AGAAATCTACAGGACAGTACTCTGGTCTTAGCAGACCAGCAATTTTCAGATCTTATGTCCCTTGTCAATGCCCTCAGACGAGATGTTCTTCTTGAGAACTGCAGGCAGCTGCTTATTAATCCATGTCCAAACCTTCCACTTAATGCAATATTCAGTGGTTACATGGAGGCAACAGCAAGGCGAGGGGGGCGTGGACGAGGAAGGCCACGGAGGTGA
- the LOC138049050 gene encoding uncharacterized protein: MNTRNTRNSQSAVYDALSFVQESEEIPPESVSAPSEPSVASTALSSTSVVSPTSPAFLAAVANAVQQVLSAQQAASLPAWSVPSSVANSGGVYAPSANSSQLAAQASSFAASGAGFASSVLATATHSASGRPNNCVVPTFVSTFSSPIPLLTQSALPSTLNAAFPPRTIGPESFASLPVLHQPFVVGPGFSPVPAKLVSQIVAGKFVELHELLPSNIVSSEPEPQLLFDGRLVLMSPPKKPKRRIDDIATWLDAFSIFCLILVSHFPHRWKDLLQYQLLILRTYRQFSGRVWLSYDGAFRENAAATNLTDWSQLNSTLFSFHSAGWSARSSRNFSDGQNEPHGAASSQIICKSWNRGHCVAPSAYCHFAHKCASCHGPHRAAVCPANASSKPRSSSKRSPDSPPPRFSSKSRRL; this comes from the coding sequence ATGAACACCAGAAACACTCGTAATAGCCAGTCGGCAGTGTACGATGCCTTGTCTTTTGTGCAGGAGTCCGAGGAAATTCCTCCGGAATCGGTGTCAGCACCATCGGAACCTAGCGTGGCTTCAACAGCCCTGTCTTCTACATCTGTTGTTTCGCCCACGTCTCCTGCCTTTCTGGCCGCCGTCGCCAACGCCGTCCAGCAAGTGCTTTCGGCCCAGCAAGCTGCAAGCCTTCCTGCTTGGAGTGTACCTTCAAGCGTGGCCAACTCCGGAGGCGTTTATGCCCCGTCTGCTAATTCGAGCCAACTTGCTGCCCAAGCGTCGTCGTTCGCCGCTTCTGGCGCTGGCTTTGCATCCTCCGTACTGGCCACGGCGACTCATTCTGCTTCAGGTAGGCCAAATAACTGTGTTGTTCCTACTTTTGTATCGACATTTTCCTCTCCTATTCCATTGCTCACTCAGTCGGCTCTTCCCAGCACTCTCAACGCGGCCTTTCCCCCGAGGACCATTGGCCCCGAATCGTTTGCTTCGTTGCCAGTTTTACATCAACCGTTCGTGGTGGGCCCTGGTTTTTCTCCTGTACCGGCAAAATTAGTTAGTCAGATCGTGGCTGGCAAATTTGTCGAACTCCATGAGTTGCTTCCCTCAAACATTGTTTCCTCCGAGCCAGAGCCTCAGTTACTGTTTGACGGGCGCCTTGTCTTAATGTCCCCACCGAAGAAGCCTAAGCGGCGCATTGACGATATTGCCACGTGGTTGGATGCCTTCTCTATTTTTTGCCTCATCCTTGTGTCGCACTTTCCCCACCGTTGGAAAGATCTCCTCCAGTATCAACTTCTCATACTGCGAACATATCGCCAGTTTTCCGGTCGGGTCTGGTTATCTTACGACGGCGCTTTTAGAGAGAATGCTGCGGCGACTAACTTGACCGATTGGTCCCAACTCAACAGCACACTGTTTAGTTTCCACTCCGCTGGCTGGTCCGCTCGCTCTTCTCGCAACTTTTCAGATGGCCAAAACGAGCCCCACGGTGCTGCATCGTCTCAGATCATCTGCAAATCCTGGAATCGGGGTCATTGCGTGGCCCCTTCAGCATACTGCCATTTTGCCCACAAGTGTGCTAGCTGCCATGGCCCGCACCGGGCTGCAGTCTGCCCGGCCAACGCATCCTCCAAGCCCAGGTCGTCTTCGAAGCGTTCTCCTGACTCTCCGCCTCCTAGGTTCAGCAGCAAATCCCGTCGTTTGTAG
- the LOC138049048 gene encoding serine/threonine-protein kinase PAK mbt-like isoform X2 — protein sequence MLKMFKRLFNKKRTRIEISKPQNFEHRFHTGYDKETGKFQGLPPQWEALLGIQRETPKRPKPIIDPEIITQVSPIRKSQWNLMNSGKPDTKFISVSRSNSLRNSFRVTPNVRPVSKYRERLTPEVDEFEEIDFGLTSNGNVPNPNFSEQNINRRRFSQGYERSPSERNIIQRQSVPAIQRETSASSDYGSASTDSAGENAGDDLGSSSKTRLMYSDSLVTHEQFRKALELVVTSNSAPENLENFIKIGEGSTGVVCLARDNKTRRQVAVKKMDLKKQQRRELLFNEVVIMRDYPHPNIVEMYGSYLVGDELWVVMEFLEGGSLTDIITHTSLSEEQVSCVCRSVLKALAFLHPQGVIHRDIKSDSILLTPSGLVKLSDFGFCAQVTEEMPRRKSLVGTPYWMAPEVISRNPYGPEADIWSLGIMVLEMINGEPPYFSEPPLQAMRKLRDMDPPITRINEEMSPRLLSFLQRTLVRNPAQRATAFELLNHSFIRSTSNSSSLADMMKSFRHSVC from the exons ATGCTAAAAATGTTTAAACGTTTGTTCAACAAGAAACGCACACGAATAGAAATCTCGAAGCCACAGAACTTCGAGCACCGATTCCACACTGGCTATGACAAGGAGACTGGCAAATTTCAAGGTCTACCACCGCAATGGGAAGCCTTGCTTGGGATTCAAAGAGAAACACCAAAACGACCAAAGCCGATCATCGACCCAGAAATAATTACCCAAGTCTCACCTATTCGTAAATCTCAATGGAATTTGATGAACTCTGGAAAACCAGACACAAAATTTATTTCCGTCTCCAGGTCCAATTCGCTTCGAAATTCGTTTCGAGTAACTCCTAATGTTAGACCTGTGTCAAAGTATCGCGAAAGGTTAACTCCTGAAGTTGACGAATTCGAAGAAATCGATTTTGGGCTGACATCGAACGGAAACGTTCCAAACCCGAACTTTAGCGAACAGAACATCAACCGCCGCCGATTTTCCCAAGGTTACGAACGGTCTCCTTCTGAAAGAAACATCATCCAACGACAAAGTGTTCCCGCTATACAGAGAGAAACATCAGCTAGTTCGGATTATGGCTCGGCGAGTACAGATTCAGCCGGAGAAAACGCTGGCGATGATCTTGGAAGTTCCTCGAAGACGAGACTCATGTACTCCGATTCACTTGTTACTCATGAACAGTTCCGTAAGGCCTTGGAATTGGTCGTTACCTCGAATAGTGCGCCAGAAAATCTCgaaaattttattaaaattggCGAGGGTTCTACTGGAGTAGTCTGTCTCGCCCGAGACAACAAAACGAGAAGACAAGTCGCTGTGAAAAAAATGGATCTGAAAAAGCAACAACGAAGAGAACTTTTGTTTAACGAG GTGGTGATTATGAGGGATTATCCTCATCCCAACATCGTGGAGATGTATGGCAGTTATTTAGTTGGAGATGAACTCTGGGTTGTGATGGAATTCCTTGAAGGAGGATCCTTAACAGATATCATTACTCACACAAG TTTATCTGAGGAGCAGGTTTCCTGTGTATGCCGTTCTGTGCTCAAGGCCTTAGCATTTCTTCATCCTCAAGGAGTCATACACAGGGATATCAAGAGTGACAGTATTCTTCTAACTCCAAGTGGACTG GTAAAGCTTTCTGATTTTGGTTTTTGTGCTCAAGTGACAGAAGAAATGCCAAGACGAAAGTCACTTGTGGGAACTCCATATTGGATGGCACCGGAAGTTATATCAAGGAATCCCTATGGCCCTGAA GCTGACATCTGGTCTCTTGGAATCATGGTACTTGAAATGATTAATGGAGAGCCACCTTATTTCAGTGAGCCTCCCTTGCAAGCAATGAGAAAACTCAGAGACATGGATCCACCAATCACAAGAATCAATGAAGAG ATGTCTCCTCGACTGTTGTCATTTTTACAAAGGACTTTAGTGCGCAACCCAGCTCAAAGAGCCACAGCATTTGAACTCTTAAATCATTCTTTTATTCGTAGCACGTCAAATTCATCATCTCTGGCTGACATGATGAAGAGCTTTCGCCACAGTGTATGTTAG
- the LOC138049048 gene encoding serine/threonine-protein kinase PAK mbt-like isoform X1, whose product MLKMFKRLFNKKRTRIEISKPQNFEHRFHTGYDKETGKFQGLPPQWEALLGIQRETPKRPKPIIDPEIITQVSPIRKSQWNLMNSGKPDTKFISVSRSNSLRNSFRVTPNVRPVSKYRERLTPEVDEFEEIDFGLTSNGNVPNPNFSEQNINRRRFSQGYERSPSERNIIQRQSVPAIQRETSASSDYGSASTDSAGENAGDDLGSSSKTRLMYSDSLVTHEQFRKALELVVTSNSAPENLENFIKIGEGSTGVVCLARDNKTRRQVAVKKMDLKKQQRRELLFNEVVIMRDYPHPNIVEMYGSYLVGDELWVVMEFLEGGSLTDIITHTSLSEEQVSCVCRSVLKALAFLHPQGVIHRDIKSDSILLTPSGLVKLSDFGFCAQVTEEMPRRKSLVGTPYWMAPEVISRNPYGPEADIWSLGIMVLEMINGEPPYFSEPPLQAMRKLRDMDPPITRINEEVPMSPRLLSFLQRTLVRNPAQRATAFELLNHSFIRSTSNSSSLADMMKSFRHSVC is encoded by the exons ATGCTAAAAATGTTTAAACGTTTGTTCAACAAGAAACGCACACGAATAGAAATCTCGAAGCCACAGAACTTCGAGCACCGATTCCACACTGGCTATGACAAGGAGACTGGCAAATTTCAAGGTCTACCACCGCAATGGGAAGCCTTGCTTGGGATTCAAAGAGAAACACCAAAACGACCAAAGCCGATCATCGACCCAGAAATAATTACCCAAGTCTCACCTATTCGTAAATCTCAATGGAATTTGATGAACTCTGGAAAACCAGACACAAAATTTATTTCCGTCTCCAGGTCCAATTCGCTTCGAAATTCGTTTCGAGTAACTCCTAATGTTAGACCTGTGTCAAAGTATCGCGAAAGGTTAACTCCTGAAGTTGACGAATTCGAAGAAATCGATTTTGGGCTGACATCGAACGGAAACGTTCCAAACCCGAACTTTAGCGAACAGAACATCAACCGCCGCCGATTTTCCCAAGGTTACGAACGGTCTCCTTCTGAAAGAAACATCATCCAACGACAAAGTGTTCCCGCTATACAGAGAGAAACATCAGCTAGTTCGGATTATGGCTCGGCGAGTACAGATTCAGCCGGAGAAAACGCTGGCGATGATCTTGGAAGTTCCTCGAAGACGAGACTCATGTACTCCGATTCACTTGTTACTCATGAACAGTTCCGTAAGGCCTTGGAATTGGTCGTTACCTCGAATAGTGCGCCAGAAAATCTCgaaaattttattaaaattggCGAGGGTTCTACTGGAGTAGTCTGTCTCGCCCGAGACAACAAAACGAGAAGACAAGTCGCTGTGAAAAAAATGGATCTGAAAAAGCAACAACGAAGAGAACTTTTGTTTAACGAG GTGGTGATTATGAGGGATTATCCTCATCCCAACATCGTGGAGATGTATGGCAGTTATTTAGTTGGAGATGAACTCTGGGTTGTGATGGAATTCCTTGAAGGAGGATCCTTAACAGATATCATTACTCACACAAG TTTATCTGAGGAGCAGGTTTCCTGTGTATGCCGTTCTGTGCTCAAGGCCTTAGCATTTCTTCATCCTCAAGGAGTCATACACAGGGATATCAAGAGTGACAGTATTCTTCTAACTCCAAGTGGACTG GTAAAGCTTTCTGATTTTGGTTTTTGTGCTCAAGTGACAGAAGAAATGCCAAGACGAAAGTCACTTGTGGGAACTCCATATTGGATGGCACCGGAAGTTATATCAAGGAATCCCTATGGCCCTGAA GCTGACATCTGGTCTCTTGGAATCATGGTACTTGAAATGATTAATGGAGAGCCACCTTATTTCAGTGAGCCTCCCTTGCAAGCAATGAGAAAACTCAGAGACATGGATCCACCAATCACAAGAATCAATGAAGAGGTACCG ATGTCTCCTCGACTGTTGTCATTTTTACAAAGGACTTTAGTGCGCAACCCAGCTCAAAGAGCCACAGCATTTGAACTCTTAAATCATTCTTTTATTCGTAGCACGTCAAATTCATCATCTCTGGCTGACATGATGAAGAGCTTTCGCCACAGTGTATGTTAG